One part of the Paenibacillus antri genome encodes these proteins:
- a CDS encoding VOC family protein yields MLSKKTNNADVSGYCCLRFPVVDLKKSVDFYCNVLGYELTSADYSFGEAHVSLKNGNGPSTFLMETKPEDITHLKFVFPRSFWITNDTRHVTMVEMLTNDLLALHERIKQAGAHIDTEPVFTNDFGYFTFYDPNGHYFRVVEEK; encoded by the coding sequence ATGTTGAGCAAAAAAACAAATAACGCAGATGTGAGTGGTTACTGCTGCTTAAGATTCCCAGTCGTGGATTTGAAAAAGTCGGTTGATTTTTACTGCAATGTATTGGGCTATGAATTAACTTCGGCGGATTATTCCTTCGGAGAGGCTCATGTCTCATTGAAAAATGGAAACGGTCCAAGTACTTTTTTGATGGAAACCAAACCGGAAGATATAACCCATTTGAAATTCGTATTTCCTCGTTCATTTTGGATCACTAACGATACGAGGCATGTGACCATGGTCGAAATGTTAACGAATGATTTGCTTGCTTTGCATGAACGGATTAAACAGGCAGGCGCCCATATCGATACAGAACCTGTATTTACTAATGATTTCGGCTACTTCACCTTCTATGATCCGAATGGGCATTATTTCCGGGTGGTGGAAGAAAAATAA